One Persicobacter psychrovividus DNA window includes the following coding sequences:
- a CDS encoding DUF6371 domain-containing protein, producing the protein MIDQSYTIRLDQTISDHSKKKFTCPSCNKPKRFVRYYDFEKHEYLPEHFGRCDRQESCGYFNSPDKAYWALRKNNYDKEGISANSAFMNNENVNFHKPPSKTSKQKSGNNNRGQAPKHISANFALRNKIPFHYCQPTLSGSDQFSNTIERWFGKRAKDKIIKRFLIGTDSQWPQATIFWQVDTDMNLRAGKIMQYDHHLKRVKTGGSARINWVHSRLKKQQQLPENFQLEQCFFGEHQLATAGEHDQIVLTESAKNAILGWLWKPEYIWLSTEGANGFKQEKCGELEGRTVYLLPDFSDQCRADWKGKALAMTRGLDIDFRMMQIGAHLNDGTDIADLILGNPQVRQRIMQINELVDPNLFGPLKESSQSIEEQYLKLLKFYSQDFEKAYDVLCQIRENGKDWSVHNSPQTIISIQ; encoded by the coding sequence ATGATAGACCAGAGTTATACCATACGATTGGATCAAACCATTTCAGACCATAGCAAGAAAAAATTTACCTGTCCATCTTGTAACAAACCCAAGCGATTTGTGCGCTACTATGATTTCGAAAAACATGAATACCTCCCTGAGCATTTCGGGCGATGTGATCGACAGGAAAGTTGCGGATATTTCAACTCACCAGATAAAGCATATTGGGCACTAAGAAAGAACAACTACGATAAGGAAGGTATAAGTGCAAATTCGGCATTTATGAATAATGAAAATGTAAATTTCCACAAGCCACCATCAAAAACATCGAAGCAAAAATCCGGCAACAACAATAGAGGGCAGGCCCCTAAACACATCAGCGCAAACTTTGCACTTAGGAACAAAATACCCTTTCACTATTGCCAACCAACGCTCAGTGGATCAGATCAATTCAGTAATACAATCGAAAGGTGGTTTGGGAAAAGGGCCAAAGATAAGATCATCAAGCGGTTTTTAATCGGTACAGATAGTCAATGGCCACAAGCCACCATCTTCTGGCAAGTGGATACCGACATGAATTTACGTGCCGGAAAAATTATGCAATACGATCATCACCTTAAGCGAGTAAAAACCGGTGGTTCGGCACGCATTAACTGGGTACATAGCCGACTGAAAAAGCAACAACAATTGCCGGAGAACTTTCAGCTGGAGCAATGCTTCTTTGGTGAGCATCAATTAGCTACCGCCGGAGAACACGATCAAATTGTATTAACTGAAAGTGCCAAAAATGCCATCCTGGGTTGGTTGTGGAAACCGGAATATATTTGGCTGTCCACCGAGGGAGCTAATGGCTTCAAACAAGAAAAATGTGGGGAGTTGGAAGGCAGAACCGTTTATCTGCTACCTGATTTTTCTGATCAATGCCGCGCCGATTGGAAAGGTAAGGCTTTGGCTATGACCAGGGGGTTAGACATTGATTTTCGCATGATGCAGATTGGTGCCCACTTGAATGACGGTACTGATATAGCTGATTTGATCTTGGGGAATCCACAGGTCCGACAACGGATAATGCAGATTAATGAATTGGTGGACCCCAATTTATTTGGGCCATTAAAAGAAAGCTCGCAAAGTATCGAGGAGCAGTATTTAAAATTGCTGAAGTTTTATTCTCAGGATTTTGAAAAGGCCTATGATGTGTTGTGCCAAATACGAGAGAATGGTAAAGATTGGTCGGTTCATAATAGCCCACAAACTATTATAAGTATTCAATAG
- a CDS encoding type IX secretion system membrane protein PorP/SprF, with protein MKKPLLLILFTITLPAWAHAQMGGFSALRDFPALRYAPASSALSEDFSVGLQHHSQAYEGGISRNRSILTAVMPWVDTQDNTLQAGAGLYFMNEQPSDNMGVKMQEVGGSLSYLVRLSPLHDLSFGMGLSWSGIRLNGDGFTTGSQWDPVYGYNPELGQGEDFSGENRDHWSLYSGLIWSALDKKGRELHRLGVNGYRMNQPTGLNEMDQLALDWSAFASVNLWLNNEWRHISKYLPL; from the coding sequence ATGAAAAAACCACTACTCCTCATCCTATTCACCATCACCCTCCCCGCTTGGGCACACGCCCAAATGGGAGGCTTCAGCGCCCTGCGGGATTTTCCCGCCTTGCGCTATGCGCCAGCGAGCTCCGCTCTATCGGAAGATTTCAGTGTCGGGCTGCAGCATCACAGTCAGGCGTATGAAGGCGGCATCAGCAGGAACCGTTCTATCCTCACGGCGGTCATGCCCTGGGTAGATACCCAAGACAACACCTTGCAGGCAGGTGCGGGTTTGTATTTTATGAATGAACAGCCTTCGGATAATATGGGGGTGAAGATGCAGGAGGTGGGTGGCTCCTTGTCCTATTTGGTGCGTTTGAGTCCACTGCATGACCTTTCTTTTGGCATGGGCTTGTCTTGGTCGGGCATCCGCTTGAATGGTGATGGTTTCACCACTGGGAGTCAGTGGGATCCTGTCTATGGTTATAATCCTGAGTTGGGTCAGGGGGAGGATTTTTCAGGAGAAAACAGGGATCACTGGAGTTTGTACAGTGGTTTGATCTGGAGTGCCTTGGATAAAAAAGGGCGGGAGTTGCATCGCCTGGGGGTGAATGGCTATCGCATGAACCAGCCGACGGGCTTGAATGAGATGGATCAGTTGGCTTTGGACTGGAGTGCTTTTGCCTCGGTGAACCTGTGGCTGAACAATGAATGGCGTCACATCTCAAAATATCTTCCTCTATAA
- a CDS encoding type IX secretion system membrane protein PorP/SprF → MKKPILLILFTITLPAWAHAQMGGFSALRDFSALRYAPASSALSEDFSVGLLHRSQAYEGGISRNRSILTAVMPWVDAQDNTLQAGAGLYFMNEQPSDNMGVKMQEMGGSLSYLVRLSPLHDLSFGMGLSWSGIRLNGDGFTTGSQWDPVYGYNPELGQGEDFSGENRDYWSLYSGLIWSALDKKGRELHRLGVNVYRMNQPTGLNEMDQLSLGWSAFASVNLWLNNEWRHI, encoded by the coding sequence ATGAAAAAACCAATACTCCTCATCCTATTCACCATCACCCTCCCCGCCTGGGCACACGCCCAGATGGGAGGCTTCAGCGCCCTGCGAGATTTTTCCGCCTTGCGCTATGCCCCTGCGAGCTCCGCTTTGTCCGAAGATTTCAGTGTGGGGCTGTTGCACCGCAGTCAGGCGTATGAAGGCGGCATCAGCAGAAACCGTTCTATCCTCACGGCGGTCATGCCCTGGGTAGATGCCCAAGACAATACCCTGCAGGCAGGTGCGGGTTTGTATTTTATGAATGAACAGCCTTCGGATAATATGGGGGTGAAGATGCAGGAGATGGGTGGCTCCTTGTCCTATTTGGTGCGTTTGAGTCCACTGCATGACCTTTCTTTTGGCATGGGCTTGTCTTGGTCGGGCATCCGCTTGAATGGTGATGGTTTCACCACTGGGAGTCAGTGGGATCCTGTCTATGGTTATAATCCTGAGTTGGGTCAGGGGGAGGATTTTTCAGGAGAAAACAGGGATTACTGGAGTTTGTACAGTGGTTTGATCTGGAGTGCCTTGGATAAAAAAGGGCGGGAGTTGCATCGCTTGGGGGTGAATGTCTATCGCATGAACCAGCCGACGGGCTTGAATGAGATGGATCAACTAAGTTTGGGCTGGAGTGCTTTTGCCTCGGTGAACTTGTGGCTGAACAATGAATGGCGTCACATCTAA
- a CDS encoding type IX secretion system membrane protein PorP/SprF produces MKKPLLLILFTLTLPSWAHAQMGGFSALRDFSALRYAPASSALSEDFSVGLLHRSQAYEGGISRNRSILTAVMPWVDTQDNTLQAGAGLYFMNEQPSDNMGVKMQEVGGSLSYLVRLSPLHDLSFGMGLSWSGIRLNGDGFTTGSQWESVGVSGILSMVIILSWVSGRIFQEKTGITGVYTVV; encoded by the coding sequence ATGAAAAAACCACTACTCCTCATCCTATTCACCCTTACCCTCCCCTCCTGGGCACACGCCCAGATGGGAGGCTTCAGCGCTTTGCGGGATTTTTCCGCCTTGCGCTATGCCCCTGCGAGCTCCGCTTTGTCAGAAGATTTTAGCGTTGGGCTGTTGCATCGCAGTCAGGCGTATGAAGGCGGCATCAGCAGAAACCGTTCTATCCTCACGGCGGTCATGCCCTGGGTAGATACCCAAGACAATACCCTGCAGGCAGGTGCGGGTTTGTATTTTATGAATGAACAGCCTTCAGACAATATGGGGGTGAAGATGCAGGAGGTGGGTGGCTCCTTGTCCTATTTGGTGCGTTTGAGTCCACTGCATGACCTTTCTTTTGGCATGGGCTTGTCTTGGTCGGGCATCCGCTTGAATGGTGATGGTTTCACCACTGGGAGTCAGTGGGAGTCAGTGGGAGTCAGTGGGATCCTGTCTATGGTTATAATCCTGAGTTGGGTCAGTGGGAGGATTTTTCAGGAGAAAACAGGGATTACTGGAGTTTATACAGTGGTTTGA
- a CDS encoding SMI1/KNR4 family protein → MNFLNYISVRKNSGDLSNKIFEFEQENKLQLPIAFKAFIKAFKFEEIGTKQFLRYFDTECNSSLLFYDSQYIKNNHIGIENMFSSLDDMLNTYNNLYEDDSYIKNQKLLPIGECNDQGILMLGIGEANRDQIFIEYAHLEERIHFVSETIFSFFQDYKIVPNETYLPDGISFENLFKSWGEDFWRIKE, encoded by the coding sequence ATGAATTTTTTAAATTATATAAGTGTTAGGAAAAACAGTGGGGATCTTAGTAATAAGATTTTTGAGTTTGAGCAAGAAAATAAACTTCAATTACCAATAGCCTTTAAAGCTTTTATAAAAGCATTTAAGTTTGAGGAAATTGGAACTAAACAATTTTTGCGATATTTTGACACAGAGTGTAATAGTAGTCTATTATTTTATGATTCTCAGTATATTAAAAATAATCATATAGGAATAGAAAATATGTTTAGTTCATTAGATGACATGTTAAATACTTACAATAATTTGTATGAAGATGACAGTTATATTAAAAACCAAAAACTACTTCCTATTGGTGAATGTAATGATCAAGGCATTTTAATGTTGGGTATAGGTGAAGCTAATAGAGATCAAATTTTTATCGAATATGCTCATTTAGAGGAAAGAATTCACTTTGTAAGCGAAACTATATTTTCATTTTTTCAGGATTATAAAATAGTGCCAAATGAAACATACCTGCCTGATGGCATTTCTTTTGAAAATCTATTTAAGAGTTGGGGGGAAGATTTTTGGAGAATAAAAGAATAG
- a CDS encoding IS5 family transposase — MQAKHVDLTDFQWQYIKKFFVNDRPTKYSSREMFNAIQWITRAGTQWRNLDSRFPKWQSVYYYFRKWKRSGLIIQIIIELTKIDRQEQGQKPSPSLLAVDSQSIKVGTGISIDKGIDGNKKINGRKRSIAVDIDGRIVAVYVGAANQHDGEAGLELLPKLTQFERLELFRGDSAYGKVFAEGAEIFGWITDTIQNPPSKDRGFVPQKQRWQVERTFGWLNSYRRLSKDYEKDPRSSEAFIALSYSNTILIRLHEYRL; from the coding sequence ATGCAGGCAAAACATGTTGACCTTACCGATTTTCAATGGCAATATATTAAAAAGTTTTTTGTAAACGATCGCCCGACCAAATATAGTAGCCGAGAAATGTTTAATGCTATTCAGTGGATTACAAGAGCGGGTACCCAATGGCGAAATTTAGACTCTCGATTTCCGAAGTGGCAATCAGTATACTATTATTTCAGGAAATGGAAACGAAGTGGCCTTATTATTCAGATAATAATTGAGTTAACTAAAATAGATCGGCAGGAACAGGGTCAGAAACCATCACCATCTCTGCTCGCTGTTGATAGTCAATCTATCAAAGTTGGAACAGGAATTTCAATTGATAAGGGGATTGACGGTAACAAGAAAATCAATGGTAGGAAAAGAAGTATTGCCGTAGATATTGACGGCAGAATAGTTGCGGTTTATGTGGGGGCAGCCAATCAACACGATGGTGAAGCGGGCTTGGAGTTATTACCCAAGTTAACCCAGTTCGAACGATTAGAATTGTTTCGTGGAGACAGTGCTTATGGTAAGGTATTCGCTGAAGGGGCTGAAATCTTCGGATGGATAACAGATACTATACAGAATCCACCTTCCAAAGACAGGGGATTTGTTCCTCAAAAACAGCGATGGCAAGTTGAAAGAACATTTGGATGGCTTAATTCATATCGTAGGTTATCAAAGGATTATGAAAAAGACCCCCGATCATCAGAGGCCTTTATAGCTCTAAGTTATTCAAATACGATTTTGATAAGACTACATGAATATCGACTTTAA
- a CDS encoding 5-methylcytosine restriction system specificity protein McrC encodes MGKAPDLGADIVCTHRSTQQVVVLDTKWKNIGGQAPSSEDLRQMYVYADYYGASRTALVYPGIEDKRIHGQFQRLFDEQEEKICEIIQLAPRGDLKEWEEGVGGLCLGQ; translated from the coding sequence GTGGGTAAAGCCCCCGACCTGGGAGCCGATATCGTCTGCACCCACCGAAGCACCCAACAAGTCGTGGTTTTAGATACCAAGTGGAAAAATATTGGGGGCCAAGCCCCGAGTTCTGAAGATCTGCGTCAAATGTATGTGTATGCCGATTACTATGGCGCCAGCCGGACAGCTTTGGTTTATCCAGGGATAGAAGATAAGCGAATTCACGGGCAATTTCAGAGACTTTTTGATGAGCAGGAAGAAAAGATTTGCGAGATCATTCAGCTCGCTCCGAGGGGAGATCTGAAGGAGTGGGAAGAAGGAGTTGGTGGTTTGTGTTTGGGGCAGTGA
- a CDS encoding AAA family ATPase translates to MKHIKRLGLQNFRGFANQAFDFSKLNILTGTNSSGKSSVFKALLLLQQSAHKSNFNELNFEGEHHNLGTFQKVLNRNAPEGDDNIGFELVFDYHSISQGAFFDVEKRELRDVGMCNYPLGFASLKSQDLEKYLDDEDLSGFKESLFWEDWRRVLFFEVNELLDYIQTPHSLKAFFQARILRPEIVARVLNGVEEATFINLVCQNHDIGEEVLIQGLSEIGGYKVMRENWQKYLSIPLPWFEGKGWVPVSIGGHLNISEREDAFIFKKANYIINNRDTLKVNLNYSPISNHENGRISTFSFSNVSSYSKEELLLFTSLPPYLSEDPYGPGGLENVSYDTFTETNAFTGGHFNFLTIDYEKFDTAVGCNWVDINSFFKLYYECKSRTNYSVKQQELKDSLAFTKDVDMVSIVHKKLISFLSERLASGFGINRFSVQTGSVASCFEYFNKGNLPGFAYEQMYDGEAFQGKTTFSLYDLLTNDSILEKTLSLRGAESSLHEFPSYYALSEEDLVCIHEFKEKLEEVDVLSIMDSDFITFVNHAVIECVKYLPESVPQYFKLEDQRDLMTYLPAYRGNNARIYMNSSNSALNKLLGEFKRGTALQEANDYVNKWLKAFGIGEKCTIRSVEGIAYKVEVENSRGDVVDIADLGYGISQLLPVILKIALAPNYDEGAISNSIVGQVILIEEPETNLHPRLQSILADMLVEAYLVFGIQIMIETHSEYLIRRLQVLMKKGFASIEANGEHPSSRLGISLTNKPQEKELASDDVMIHYVSTDEEGETSAYKIKIGNNGVLSKDFGSGFFDEATRLEIETIEMGMLYTNIKD, encoded by the coding sequence ATGAAACATATCAAACGACTCGGACTGCAAAACTTTCGCGGGTTCGCCAATCAGGCTTTCGATTTCTCAAAACTCAATATCCTGACAGGAACCAACAGTTCAGGAAAGAGCAGTGTGTTTAAAGCCCTCCTTTTACTTCAGCAAAGTGCGCATAAAAGTAATTTCAATGAATTGAATTTCGAAGGAGAACACCACAATTTGGGTACCTTTCAGAAGGTACTCAATAGGAATGCTCCTGAAGGGGATGATAATATAGGCTTTGAGTTGGTGTTTGACTATCATTCAATAAGTCAAGGAGCATTTTTTGATGTAGAGAAGAGGGAATTGCGAGATGTTGGCATGTGCAACTACCCTTTAGGTTTTGCAAGTTTAAAATCCCAAGATTTGGAAAAATATTTGGATGATGAGGATTTATCAGGATTCAAAGAGTCATTGTTTTGGGAAGATTGGAGAAGGGTTTTATTTTTTGAGGTTAATGAGCTGTTAGATTATATCCAAACTCCACATTCTTTAAAAGCATTTTTTCAAGCAAGGATACTAAGGCCCGAAATTGTAGCCCGTGTTCTAAATGGAGTGGAAGAAGCAACATTTATAAATTTGGTTTGTCAAAATCATGATATCGGAGAAGAAGTCTTAATTCAAGGGCTTTCAGAGATCGGGGGGTATAAAGTAATGCGGGAAAATTGGCAAAAGTATTTAAGTATACCTTTGCCATGGTTTGAAGGTAAAGGTTGGGTACCCGTGTCTATTGGAGGGCATCTCAATATCTCGGAGAGAGAAGACGCATTCATTTTTAAAAAAGCTAATTATATAATTAATAATAGAGACACGCTAAAGGTTAATTTGAATTATAGCCCTATTTCAAACCATGAAAATGGACGAATTAGCACTTTTTCTTTTAGTAATGTGTCCAGTTACTCAAAAGAGGAGCTTTTGTTATTTACGTCCTTACCCCCCTATTTAAGTGAGGATCCTTATGGTCCCGGTGGGCTTGAGAATGTGTCCTATGATACATTTACAGAAACCAATGCATTTACCGGTGGTCATTTTAACTTTCTTACTATTGATTATGAAAAGTTTGATACCGCTGTTGGTTGTAATTGGGTGGACATAAATAGTTTTTTTAAGCTATATTATGAGTGCAAATCAAGGACTAATTATTCAGTTAAGCAGCAAGAATTAAAGGATTCACTTGCCTTTACGAAGGATGTAGATATGGTATCAATTGTTCATAAAAAATTGATTTCTTTTTTAAGTGAACGATTAGCATCAGGTTTTGGAATAAATCGATTTTCAGTACAGACCGGTAGTGTTGCTTCATGTTTCGAGTATTTTAATAAAGGTAATTTACCTGGCTTTGCTTATGAGCAAATGTATGATGGTGAAGCTTTTCAGGGGAAAACAACCTTCAGTTTATATGACTTACTTACTAATGATTCTATTTTAGAAAAAACACTAAGCTTAAGGGGTGCGGAGAGCTCTTTGCATGAGTTTCCAAGTTATTATGCACTATCAGAAGAGGACTTGGTCTGCATTCATGAATTTAAGGAAAAGTTAGAGGAGGTGGATGTTTTAAGTATTATGGATTCTGATTTTATAACCTTTGTAAATCATGCGGTCATTGAATGCGTAAAGTACCTCCCGGAAAGTGTACCCCAATATTTTAAGTTGGAGGATCAGCGGGATTTGATGACCTACTTGCCGGCCTATCGAGGAAACAATGCACGAATTTACATGAATTCGAGTAATTCAGCTTTGAATAAATTATTAGGTGAATTCAAGCGAGGAACAGCCCTGCAGGAGGCCAACGACTATGTCAATAAATGGCTGAAGGCGTTCGGTATTGGTGAAAAATGTACCATTCGGTCCGTTGAAGGAATTGCTTACAAGGTTGAGGTCGAGAATTCAAGAGGAGACGTTGTGGATATTGCAGACCTTGGGTATGGTATTTCACAGCTATTACCTGTAATTTTAAAGATCGCCCTTGCTCCAAATTATGACGAAGGGGCCATTTCTAATTCAATTGTAGGGCAAGTGATTCTGATTGAGGAACCTGAAACGAATCTACACCCGAGATTACAGTCTATTTTAGCTGATATGCTGGTGGAAGCTTACTTGGTTTTTGGTATTCAGATCATGATTGAGACCCACTCGGAATATTTAATCCGAAGGTTACAGGTTTTAATGAAAAAAGGCTTTGCCTCAATAGAGGCTAATGGAGAGCATCCGTCCTCTCGACTTGGCATTTCATTAACCAATAAACCCCAAGAAAAGGAATTGGCTTCCGATGATGTCATGATTCACTATGTGTCCACGGATGAGGAAGGCGAAACATCAGCTTATAAAATTAAAATTGGTAACAATGGTGTATTGTCCAAAGACTTCGGTTCTGGCTTTTTTGATGAAGCAACTCGCTTAGAAATAGAAACGATTGAGATGGGAATGTTGTACACTAATATTAAGGATTGA